GCCAAGGCCCACGGCGCGCGGGCCATCGCGATGACCGACCACGGCTACATGTACGGCGCGGTCGAGTTCTTCAAGGCCGCCAAGAAGCACGAGCTCAAGCCCATCTTCGGCGTCGAGGCCTATCTCGCGCCAGGGCGGCGCGATCAGAAGACGGGTCGCCTCGACAACGCGTACTACCACGTGCTGCTGCTGGCGAAAGATCTCACGGGGTACCGCAACCTCATGAAGATCTTGAGCATCGCGAGCATCGAGGGCTTCTACTACCGGCCCCGCGCCGACCGCGAGACCCTGGCCAAACATGCCGAGGGCATCATCGCCACCAGCGGCTGCCTGCGCGGCGAGATCCCCTGCGCTCTGTCGAAGGGCGACTGGGACGGGGCTCGTCGCATCGCCGCCGACTATGTCGACATGTACGGGCGCGAGAACTTCTACATCGAGCTCATGGATCACGGCATCCAAGAGCAGACGGGCATGAACACCATGCTCATCAAGCTCGCCCAAGAGCTCGACCTCAAGCTGGTGGCCACCAACGACGTGCACTACCTCGACGCCACTGATGCCGCGCCGCACGACGTGCTGCTGTGCATCCAGATGGGCAAGACCCTCGACGATCCGAACCGCATGAAGTTCGGCTCTGATCAGTTCTACCTCAAGTCGCCCGACGAGATGGACGCGGTGTGGCGCCACTACCCTGAGGCCATGCGCAATACCCTCGAGATCGCCGAGAAGTGCAACGTCGAGCTCGATCTCAAGACCTACCACCTGCCCACGTTTCCCATCGATCAAGACAAGTACCCCGGCATGGACGAGGCGGCCTACCTCGAGAAGCTCTGCTACGACAACCTTCCGCGCTGCTACGGCGAGAACCCGCCGGAGGCCGTTCTCGAGCGCCTCACCTACGAGCTCGGCGTCATCAAGCAGATGGGCTTTCCCGCATACTTCCTCATCGTGTGCGATTTCATCAACTACGCCAAGTCGAACGGCATCCCCGTGGGCCCCGGCCGCGGATCGGCGGCCGGCTCCCTGGTGGCCTACCTCACGGGCATCACAGAGCTCGATCCGTTCCGCCACGGGCTCATCTTCGAGCGCTTCCTCAACCCTTCGCGCAAGGAGATGCCCGACGTCGATACCGACTTCTGCGTTGAGCGGCGCGGTGAGGTCATCGAGTACGTGCGGCGCAAGTACGGCGACGATCGGGTGTGCCAGATCATCACCTTCGGGCGCCTCAAGGCGCGCGCGTCCATCCGCGACGTGGGGCGCGTGCTCGACTTCCCCCTCGGCTTCGTCGACAAGGTGGCCAAGACCGTTCCCGCGGGTCCGAAGGTCACGCTCAAGTCGGCCCTCGACGAGTCGCCTGATTTCTCACGGCTCTACAACGAGAACCCGGACGCGCGCAAGATCATCGACCTGGCGCGGGCGCTCGAGGGGGTTCCCCGAAATGCGTCGATCCACGCGGCGGGCGTCATCATCTCGAAAGAGTCGCTGAGCAACCACGTCCCGCTGCAGAAGATGAACGACAAGGACATCGTGGCGCAGTTCGAGATGGGTCCGGTGGGCGAGATCGGTCTCGTCAAGATGGACTTCCTCGGATTGCGAAACCTGACGGTCATCGAGCACTGCCTCAAGACCATCAAGAAGCGACACGGCATCGACATCGAGATGCGCACCCTGCCCGAAGACGACCCGAAGGTGTTCGAGCTGCTGCAGCAGGCCGACACCACCGGCATCTTCCAGTTCGAGTCGAGCGGCATGCGACGCTACCTCAAGCAGCTCAAGCCCGATCGCTTCGCCGACATCGTGGCCATGGTGGCGCTCTACCGACCAGGACCCATTCAGGGCGGCATGGTCGAGAAGTACATCGACCGCCGCCACGGCCGCGAAGAGGTCGACTACCCGCACCCCACGCTCGAGCCCATCCTGAAAGAGACCTACGGCATCATCCTCTACCAAGAGCAGGTGATGCAGATCGCCAACGTCATGGGCGGCTACAGCATGGCCCTCGCCGACGAGCTGCGCAAGGCCATGGGCAAGAAGAAGGCCGATCTGATGGAGAAGCACCGTCAGATCTTCCGCGACGGCGCGGTCGAGCGCGACATCCCGAAAGATCTCGCCATCTACGTCTTCGACCTCATGGAGACGTTCGCCGGGTACGGCTTCAACAAGAGCCACTCGGCGGCCTACGCCTACGTCACCTATCACACCGCCTGGCTCAAGGGGCACTACCCGTGGGAGTACATGGCGGCCCTCATGACGTCGGTCATGGACAAGATCGACAAGGTGTCGTTCTTCGTCAGCGAGGCGCGCATGAGCGGCATTCCCGTGCTGGGCCCGGACGTGAACTCGTCAGAGGCCGCGTTCAGCGTCACCGACGAGGGCGTGCGCTTCGGCATGGGCGCGGTGCGCAACGTGGGCCTGGGTGCCATCGATGCCATCGTGAAGGCCCGTGTCGAAGGCGGCCCGTTCACGTCGCTCTACGATTTCTGCCGCCGCGTCGACCTCGGACAGGTGAACAAGCGCGTGGTCGAATCGCTCATCAAGGGCGGCGCCTTCGACTGTCTCAATCAGACACGCTCGACGTTGCTGGCCAACCTCGATCCGTGCCTCGACGCGGCGCAGAGAGCCCAGCGTGAGCAGTCGACCGGGCAGATCAGCCTCTTCGATGTGCTCGACGAGACGCCGGAAGACAGCGCCGGCCTCGACCTGTTCGAACAGCCAGAGTTCGAGAAGCCCGTGCTGCTGGCCATGGAGAAGGACATGCTCGGGCTCTACCTCTCCGACACGCCGCTCAGCGGCTATGCCGAGACCACCGAGGCCGGCTCGTTCACCAAGATCCGCCAGTTCGACGAGGCGGGCGCGGGGGTGCGTATTCTCGTGGCCGGAGTCATCACGAGCATGCGCACCATCATCACCAAGACGAAGCAGACCATGGCGTTCATCCAGCTCGAAGACACCACGGGCAGCGTCGAGGTGACGGCGCTGCCGAAGGTCTACGAGGCGTGTCGAGGCGCCATCGTCGATGGGGGCATCGTGGCCGTGAAAGGGCTGCTCGAGGCGCGCCAGGGGG
This is a stretch of genomic DNA from Pseudomonadota bacterium. It encodes these proteins:
- a CDS encoding DNA polymerase III subunit alpha; this translates as MSSPEFVHLHVHTEYSLLDGFCRMGPMLERAKAHGARAIAMTDHGYMYGAVEFFKAAKKHELKPIFGVEAYLAPGRRDQKTGRLDNAYYHVLLLAKDLTGYRNLMKILSIASIEGFYYRPRADRETLAKHAEGIIATSGCLRGEIPCALSKGDWDGARRIAADYVDMYGRENFYIELMDHGIQEQTGMNTMLIKLAQELDLKLVATNDVHYLDATDAAPHDVLLCIQMGKTLDDPNRMKFGSDQFYLKSPDEMDAVWRHYPEAMRNTLEIAEKCNVELDLKTYHLPTFPIDQDKYPGMDEAAYLEKLCYDNLPRCYGENPPEAVLERLTYELGVIKQMGFPAYFLIVCDFINYAKSNGIPVGPGRGSAAGSLVAYLTGITELDPFRHGLIFERFLNPSRKEMPDVDTDFCVERRGEVIEYVRRKYGDDRVCQIITFGRLKARASIRDVGRVLDFPLGFVDKVAKTVPAGPKVTLKSALDESPDFSRLYNENPDARKIIDLARALEGVPRNASIHAAGVIISKESLSNHVPLQKMNDKDIVAQFEMGPVGEIGLVKMDFLGLRNLTVIEHCLKTIKKRHGIDIEMRTLPEDDPKVFELLQQADTTGIFQFESSGMRRYLKQLKPDRFADIVAMVALYRPGPIQGGMVEKYIDRRHGREEVDYPHPTLEPILKETYGIILYQEQVMQIANVMGGYSMALADELRKAMGKKKADLMEKHRQIFRDGAVERDIPKDLAIYVFDLMETFAGYGFNKSHSAAYAYVTYHTAWLKGHYPWEYMAALMTSVMDKIDKVSFFVSEARMSGIPVLGPDVNSSEAAFSVTDEGVRFGMGAVRNVGLGAIDAIVKARVEGGPFTSLYDFCRRVDLGQVNKRVVESLIKGGAFDCLNQTRSTLLANLDPCLDAAQRAQREQSTGQISLFDVLDETPEDSAGLDLFEQPEFEKPVLLAMEKDMLGLYLSDTPLSGYAETTEAGSFTKIRQFDEAGAGVRILVAGVITSMRTIITKTKQTMAFIQLEDTTGSVEVTALPKVYEACRGAIVDGGIVAVKGLLEARQGGGRDDDDEGDIPSEELKVLADEVVFLDGLTADAAHRLLEKPVEQPKSRWPRRDRPQEERQRSTYKPPPGSSATEDWASRADDRLDGETGAAVPTSSAPPSRPASKDGDAPPWDEPPSSGYDDGPSN